One Brassica oleracea var. oleracea cultivar TO1000 chromosome C7, BOL, whole genome shotgun sequence genomic window carries:
- the LOC106303602 gene encoding uncharacterized protein LOC106303602, with product MTTSLDRWEKDPFFPAAEEVQESADRMESAYRTWRIHGEQGSSNVWDSEQLHRDLHAALGTTKWQLDEFQRAVQSSYDNRLSDDTRDRHREFTFAMEAQVAKIENSLKEAARSDGKGTPRWVRLDEDDRNELALFLTGPSESERKQQHRRAASATPDIGALNIAVVSDEKPSGEPLVRKVPSVSGFLNHMEPKNCIRKWKALDRQGDSDAAALLPIQTNQQVVNGCFERDKSCMECEEDCYDKQLHGWYGALQRQLQRSQYQMRYSKSLQATIWILLLVFLIVVVAVHRM from the exons ATGACGACGAGCTTGGATCGGTGGGAGAAGGATCCTTTCTTTCCCGCTGCTGAAGAGGTCCAGGAATCTGCTGACAG GATGGAGTCAGCTTACAGGACATGGAGGATCCACGGCGAACAAGGCTCTTCAAACGTATGGGACTCTGAACAGCTTCACAGAGACCTCCACGCCGCTCTCGGAACCACCAAATGGCAGTTAGACGAGTTCCAGCGAGCTGTTCAATCCAGCTACGACAACCGTCTCAGTGACGATACTCGAGACAGGCACCGCGAGTTTACGTTCGCTATGGAGGCTCAAGTCGCCAAAATCGAGAATTCTCTCAAGGAAGCTGCGCGATCCGACGGCAAAGGAACCCCGAGATGGGTTCGTTTGGACGAAGACGATCGCAACGAGCTTGCACTCTTCTTGACTGGACCTTCTGAATCCGAAAGGAAACAACAACATAGAAGGGCGGCGAGTGCTACTCCTGACATCGGTGCTTTGAACATTGCCGTGGTTTCTGACGAGAAACCTTCTGGTGAGCCGTTGGTTAGGAAAGTTCCCAGCGTCTCTGGCTTCTTAAACCATATGGAACCCAAAAACTGTATTAGAAAGTGGAAGGCGTTAGATCGCCAAGGAGACTCTGACGCTGCTGCGTTGTTGCCTATCCAAACGAACCAA CAAGTTGTGAATGGATGTTTTGAGAGGGACAAGAGCTGTATGGAGTGCGAGGAGGATTGTTACGATAAGCAGCTTCACGGTTGGTATGGAGCTCTGCAGAGGCAACTTCAACGGTCTCAGTATCAAATGCGATATAGCAAATCCCTTCAAGCGACCATTTGGATTCTTCTTTTAGTTTTTCTTATAG TGGTAGTGGCAGTGCACAGAATGTAG